The Actinomadura sp. WMMB 499 genome includes a window with the following:
- a CDS encoding FAD-dependent oxidoreductase produces MAGRERLLVIGGDAAGLSAASQARRRRDAAGLEVVALERGHHASYSACGIPYYVGGVVEGADRLIARTPEEFRDRDIDLRLCTEAVEIDTSGGRVRVRDVASGAETWEPYDHLVVATGAVPVRPPLPGADARGVHGVQTLDDGIAIDRALDADAPSRAVVVGGGYIGLEMAEAMVMRGLHVTLVDAAEQPMTTLDPDMGALVADAMRGIGIELHLGEPITGFDTGADGRVTAVRTEARTLPADIVVLGLGVRPGSDLARDAGIEVGPTGGIVTDRRMRTRTERVWAAGDCVENRHLVSGAPVAIPLGTHANKQGRVAGINLGGGYATFPGVLGTAISKICRVEVARTGLNEREAAAAGFATLSVAVESTTRAGYHPDATSMTTKLVVERRSGRLLGAQIVGEEGAAKRVDGLAVMLWNGMTAEQMTGLDLAYAPPFSPVWDPVLIAARKAAERVERDMHASG; encoded by the coding sequence ATGGCGGGACGCGAACGCCTGCTGGTGATCGGCGGCGACGCGGCGGGGCTCAGCGCCGCCTCCCAGGCGCGCCGCCGCCGGGACGCCGCCGGCCTGGAGGTCGTCGCCCTGGAGCGCGGCCACCACGCGTCCTACTCGGCGTGCGGCATCCCGTACTACGTCGGCGGGGTCGTGGAGGGCGCCGACCGGCTCATCGCCCGGACGCCCGAGGAGTTCCGCGACCGCGACATCGACCTCCGGCTCTGCACCGAGGCCGTCGAGATCGACACCTCGGGCGGGCGCGTCCGCGTCCGGGACGTCGCGTCCGGCGCGGAGACGTGGGAGCCCTACGACCACCTCGTGGTCGCGACGGGCGCGGTCCCGGTGCGCCCGCCGCTGCCCGGCGCGGACGCGCGCGGCGTGCACGGGGTGCAGACGCTCGACGACGGCATCGCGATCGACCGCGCGCTGGACGCGGACGCCCCGAGCCGCGCGGTCGTCGTGGGCGGCGGGTACATCGGGCTGGAGATGGCCGAGGCGATGGTGATGCGCGGCCTGCACGTTACGCTCGTGGACGCGGCCGAGCAGCCGATGACCACCCTGGACCCGGACATGGGCGCGCTCGTCGCGGACGCGATGCGCGGCATCGGCATCGAGCTGCACCTCGGCGAGCCGATCACGGGTTTCGACACCGGCGCGGACGGGCGCGTCACGGCCGTCCGCACGGAGGCCCGCACGCTCCCCGCCGACATCGTGGTCCTCGGCCTGGGCGTCCGCCCGGGCAGCGACCTGGCGCGGGACGCCGGGATCGAGGTCGGCCCGACCGGCGGCATCGTCACCGACCGCCGCATGCGCACCCGCACCGAGCGCGTCTGGGCGGCGGGCGACTGCGTGGAGAACCGCCACCTGGTCTCGGGCGCGCCCGTCGCGATCCCGCTCGGCACCCACGCCAACAAGCAGGGCCGCGTCGCCGGGATCAACCTCGGCGGCGGCTACGCGACGTTCCCCGGCGTCCTCGGCACCGCCATCTCCAAGATCTGCCGCGTCGAGGTGGCGCGCACCGGCCTGAACGAGCGCGAGGCGGCCGCCGCCGGGTTCGCGACGCTCAGCGTCGCGGTCGAGTCCACGACCCGCGCCGGGTACCACCCGGACGCCACCTCGATGACCACCAAGCTCGTCGTCGAGCGCCGCTCGGGACGGCTGCTGGGCGCGCAGATCGTCGGCGAGGAGGGCGCGGCGAAGCGGGTGGACGGGCTCGCGGTGATGCTGTGGAACGGGATGACGGCCGAGCAGATGACCGGCCTCGACCTCGCGTACGCGCCGCCGTTCTCGCCCGTCTGGGACCCGGTGCTGATCGCCGCCCGCAAGGCCGCCGAGCGCGTCGAGCGGGACATGCACGCATCGGGCTGA
- a CDS encoding amidohydrolase family protein, with the protein MSRGRKRAVLEYLESLPLVDHHCHGVFEADLDRSAFEAALTEADAAGPPGASLFDSQIGFALRRWCPPVLDLDAHAEPDDYLERRADLGAAEVNRRFLAAAGLRALCVDTGHAPRPILDPAALGELAGADAHEVLRLETVAERVAAEGVDASAFAAEVRSRIEARAPSVVAAKSVAAYRAGLEMPGHRPSEAEIAAAAGRLMRHLEPRVGEEPLHRFLVWCAVDAGLPVQFHVGYGDVDADLRRGDPLLLVGLLRAMNDAGVPAMLLHNYPFHRNAGYLAQVLPNVYVDAGLAMNNLGHRAHVLLSELLELAPFGKVLFSSDAYGLAELYHLGALLFRHALAGQLAGGVDDGAWTAGDARRVAEMITRRNAERIYGL; encoded by the coding sequence ATGTCGCGGGGGAGGAAGCGGGCCGTGCTGGAGTACCTGGAGTCGCTGCCGCTCGTCGATCACCACTGCCACGGGGTGTTCGAGGCCGATCTGGACCGGTCCGCGTTCGAGGCGGCGCTGACCGAGGCCGACGCGGCCGGGCCGCCCGGCGCGTCGCTGTTCGACTCGCAGATCGGGTTCGCGCTGCGCCGCTGGTGCCCGCCCGTCCTGGACCTGGACGCGCACGCCGAGCCCGACGACTACCTGGAGCGCCGCGCCGACCTGGGCGCCGCCGAGGTGAACCGGCGCTTCCTCGCCGCCGCGGGGCTGCGCGCCCTGTGCGTGGACACGGGCCACGCCCCGCGGCCGATCCTCGATCCGGCCGCGCTGGGGGAGCTGGCCGGGGCGGACGCCCACGAGGTGCTGCGGCTCGAGACGGTCGCCGAGCGGGTCGCCGCGGAGGGCGTGGACGCGTCGGCGTTCGCCGCCGAGGTCCGGTCCCGGATCGAGGCCCGCGCGCCGTCGGTGGTCGCCGCCAAGTCGGTCGCCGCGTACCGGGCGGGGCTGGAGATGCCGGGGCACCGGCCGTCGGAGGCCGAGATCGCGGCGGCCGCCGGGCGGCTCATGCGGCACCTGGAGCCGCGCGTCGGCGAGGAGCCGCTGCACCGCTTCCTGGTGTGGTGCGCGGTGGACGCGGGCCTGCCCGTCCAGTTCCACGTCGGGTACGGGGACGTCGACGCCGACCTGCGCCGCGGCGACCCGCTGCTGCTGGTCGGGTTGCTGCGGGCGATGAACGACGCGGGCGTCCCGGCGATGCTCCTGCACAACTACCCGTTCCACCGGAACGCGGGATACCTGGCGCAGGTCCTTCCGAACGTGTACGTCGACGCCGGTCTCGCGATGAACAACCTCGGCCACCGCGCGCACGTGCTGCTGTCCGAGCTGCTGGAGCTGGCGCCGTTCGGGAAGGTGCTGTTCTCCTCCGACGCCTACGGCCTCGCCGAGCTGTACCACTTGGGGGCGCTGCTGTTCCGGCACGCCCTCGCGGGGCAGCTCGCCGGGGGAGTGGACGACGGCGCGTGGACGGCCGGCGACGCGCGGCGCGTCGCCGAGATGATCACCCGCCGCAACGCGGAACGGATCTACGGCCTCTGA
- a CDS encoding glutamine synthetase family protein, with the protein MEQIPATLGDGDRAQMGARAAETARRLAGQDVVAVALTWVDVSGITRTKTVPINRLEHAATWGVGMSPVFDVYLLDDSIVSGRHIGGPVGDLRLHPVLDRVVPLAALPGWAQAPAVRFAQDGTVHPLDARAVLHREVVRLAEHGWEARAAFEIEWAVSAGDGDAFVPAASGPAYGMTRVTELSGYLRELLADLARSGVTVLQLHPEYAAGQFEVSVAAEGPIAAADTAVLVRETVRAVTLRHGMRASFSPKVEADAVGNGGHVHLSLWRRNGGDGPGNAMAGGAGPCGMSAHGEAFAAGILRRLPALLAIGAPSVASYLRLVPAHWAGAFACWGLENREAALRFVTGVQGERDEAANLEVKCFDPAANPYLALAALLAAGRDGLAAGLTLPEPVGVDPASLTEEERAGRGIAPLPSSLDEAVAAFEQDDVLRDALGEAVVDTVAAVRRGEAELLAGATPEQVAAATRWRH; encoded by the coding sequence GTGGAACAGATCCCAGCGACCCTCGGCGACGGCGATCGTGCCCAGATGGGCGCGCGCGCCGCCGAGACCGCCCGCCGGCTCGCCGGCCAGGACGTCGTGGCCGTCGCTCTGACCTGGGTGGACGTCAGCGGGATCACGCGCACCAAGACCGTCCCGATCAACCGGCTCGAGCACGCCGCCACCTGGGGCGTCGGGATGTCCCCGGTGTTCGACGTGTACCTGCTGGACGACTCGATCGTCTCCGGGCGGCACATCGGCGGGCCCGTCGGCGACCTGCGGCTGCACCCCGTCCTGGACCGGGTCGTGCCCCTGGCGGCACTGCCCGGCTGGGCCCAGGCGCCCGCCGTCCGGTTCGCGCAGGACGGGACGGTGCACCCGCTGGACGCCCGCGCCGTGCTGCACCGGGAGGTCGTGCGGCTCGCCGAGCACGGCTGGGAGGCGCGAGCCGCGTTCGAGATCGAGTGGGCGGTGTCGGCCGGGGACGGCGACGCGTTCGTCCCGGCGGCGAGCGGCCCCGCGTACGGGATGACGCGCGTCACCGAGCTGTCGGGGTACCTGCGGGAACTGCTGGCCGACCTCGCCCGGAGCGGCGTGACCGTCCTGCAGCTGCACCCCGAGTACGCGGCCGGCCAGTTCGAGGTCTCGGTGGCCGCCGAGGGCCCGATCGCCGCCGCCGACACCGCCGTCCTGGTCCGGGAGACGGTCCGGGCGGTGACGCTGCGGCACGGGATGCGGGCGTCCTTCTCCCCGAAGGTGGAGGCGGACGCGGTCGGCAACGGCGGGCACGTCCACCTCAGCCTGTGGCGGCGGAACGGCGGGGACGGCCCCGGCAACGCGATGGCGGGCGGCGCCGGGCCGTGCGGGATGAGCGCGCACGGGGAGGCGTTCGCCGCCGGGATCCTGCGGCGGCTCCCCGCGCTGCTCGCGATCGGGGCGCCGTCGGTCGCCAGCTACCTGCGGCTCGTCCCGGCCCACTGGGCGGGCGCGTTCGCGTGCTGGGGCCTGGAGAACCGCGAGGCCGCGCTGCGGTTCGTCACCGGCGTCCAGGGCGAGCGCGACGAGGCCGCCAACCTGGAGGTCAAGTGCTTCGACCCGGCCGCGAACCCCTACCTGGCGCTGGCCGCGCTGCTGGCCGCCGGACGGGACGGGCTCGCCGCCGGGCTCACGCTGCCCGAACCGGTCGGCGTCGACCCGGCGTCCCTCACCGAGGAGGAGCGCGCGGGCCGCGGGATCGCGCCGCTGCCGTCGTCCCTCGACGAGGCCGTCGCGGCGTTCGAGCAGGACGACGTGCTCCGCGACGCGCTCGGCGAGGCCGTCGTCGACACCGTCGCGGCCGTCCGGCGCGGCGAGGCCGAGCTGCTGGCCGGCGCGACGCCCGAGCAGGTCGCGGCCGCCACCCGCTGGCGGCACTGA
- a CDS encoding aromatic acid exporter family protein, translated as MPIPFIRRPDRTGRSPFSVAIEVPSDVYRIARLTITATVSYLLALYLLPSEAPPLLSPLTALLVTQYSVYDTIRAGILRVGAVTSGVLVAVLFSETIGFTWWTLGLAILAALSIGHALRLREHVLEAAISAMLIFALGAASESGALARFMETIVGAATGLVAGFLVPSVRVRPAEEAVADISERLRKLISDIAEGLRDERTPGEALHWQQETERLARDLARTDQALGAAEQSVKLNPRAWRIVDAGVALRNAMETMEHFTLTLRGLTRSLVDDERLGRHGRLLTDPVLRPRLADALAGVADGIAAYGRLARSDLDRRARPFKAEQNLEVRVDIARERRARLANELHERAAAGDLWPLYGEISMDIDRLVEQLRVEHRRRAREQWRRHRGTARHLPERPAKVVRQAGSQLRRAAGSAAAAAEEHARETDEELRPRRRPPGA; from the coding sequence ATGCCCATCCCGTTCATCCGCAGGCCGGACCGCACCGGACGATCGCCCTTCAGCGTCGCGATCGAGGTGCCCTCCGACGTGTACCGCATCGCCAGGCTGACGATCACCGCGACGGTGTCGTACCTCCTGGCGCTGTACCTGCTGCCCTCGGAGGCGCCGCCGCTGCTGTCGCCGCTGACCGCGCTGCTGGTCACCCAGTACTCGGTGTACGACACGATCCGCGCCGGGATCCTGCGGGTCGGCGCGGTCACCTCCGGGGTGCTGGTCGCGGTGCTGTTCTCCGAGACCATCGGGTTCACCTGGTGGACGCTCGGGCTCGCGATCCTCGCCGCGCTGTCGATCGGGCACGCGCTGCGGCTGCGCGAGCACGTGCTGGAGGCGGCGATCAGCGCCATGCTGATCTTCGCGCTGGGCGCGGCCAGCGAGTCCGGGGCCCTCGCCCGGTTCATGGAGACGATCGTCGGCGCGGCCACCGGCCTGGTCGCGGGGTTCCTCGTCCCGTCGGTGCGGGTCCGCCCCGCCGAGGAGGCGGTCGCCGACATCTCCGAACGGCTGCGCAAGCTCATCTCCGACATCGCCGAGGGGCTGCGCGACGAGCGAACCCCCGGCGAGGCCCTCCACTGGCAGCAGGAGACCGAGCGCCTCGCCCGCGACCTGGCCCGCACCGACCAGGCGCTCGGCGCCGCCGAGCAGAGCGTCAAGCTCAACCCGCGCGCCTGGCGGATCGTGGACGCGGGCGTCGCGCTGCGCAACGCCATGGAGACCATGGAGCACTTCACCCTCACCCTGCGCGGCCTCACCCGCTCCCTCGTCGACGACGAGCGGCTCGGCCGGCACGGGCGGCTGCTCACCGATCCGGTGCTGCGGCCCCGGCTCGCCGACGCGCTCGCCGGCGTCGCCGACGGCATCGCCGCCTACGGGCGCCTCGCCCGCTCCGACCTGGACCGCCGCGCCCGTCCGTTCAAGGCCGAGCAGAACCTCGAGGTGCGGGTCGACATCGCCCGCGAGCGGCGGGCCCGGCTCGCGAACGAACTGCACGAGCGGGCCGCCGCCGGAGACCTGTGGCCGCTGTACGGGGAGATCTCGATGGACATCGACCGCCTCGTCGAGCAGCTCCGCGTCGAGCACCGCCGCCGCGCCCGCGAGCAGTGGCGGCGGCACCGGGGAACCGCCCGGCACCTGCCCGAACGCCCCGCGAAGGTCGTCCGGCAGGCGGGCTCGCAGCTGCGCCGCGCCGCCGGGTCCGCGGCGGCCGCCGCCGAGGAGCACGCGCGGGAGACCGACGAGGAGCTGCGGCCGCGCCGCCGCCCGCCCGGCGCGTAG
- a CDS encoding alpha/beta hydrolase has product MPDHLPGPPPPFDPELAPALRIINEHLPPGRLSDLEAVAELSAAAALMEPPSNEELARDGAFTVEERAVPGPDGAPDVSLLICRPSASVVPTPVIYHTHGGGMVLGNNRMGVPEMLDLAADVGAAVVSVEYRLAPRTPHPGPVEDCYAGLLWTARHAAELGVDPGRIIVGGASAGGGLAAALALMARDRGGPALFGQLLMCPMLDDRNDTPSSVQMAGLGVWDRASNRTGWTALLGDARGTDAVSPYAAPARAGDLSGLPPAFIDVGSAETFRDEDVAYASRIWRAGGSAELHVWPGGFHGFDMMAPQAVISQDARAARLHWLRRLLSA; this is encoded by the coding sequence ATGCCCGATCACCTCCCCGGCCCGCCCCCGCCGTTCGACCCCGAGCTCGCTCCCGCCCTGCGGATCATCAACGAGCACCTCCCGCCCGGCCGGCTCTCCGACCTCGAGGCGGTCGCCGAGCTGAGCGCGGCGGCCGCGCTCATGGAACCGCCTTCGAACGAGGAACTCGCGCGCGACGGCGCGTTCACCGTCGAGGAGCGTGCCGTGCCCGGTCCGGACGGCGCACCGGACGTGAGCCTGCTGATCTGCCGCCCGTCCGCGTCCGTCGTCCCGACCCCGGTGATCTACCACACGCACGGCGGCGGCATGGTGCTGGGCAACAACCGGATGGGCGTGCCGGAGATGCTCGACCTCGCCGCGGACGTCGGGGCGGCCGTGGTGTCGGTCGAGTACCGGCTCGCGCCCCGCACCCCGCACCCCGGCCCCGTCGAGGACTGCTACGCGGGCCTGCTCTGGACGGCCCGGCACGCCGCCGAACTCGGCGTCGATCCCGGCCGCATCATCGTCGGCGGGGCCAGCGCGGGCGGCGGGCTCGCCGCCGCCCTCGCGCTCATGGCCCGCGACCGCGGCGGCCCCGCCCTGTTCGGGCAGCTGCTGATGTGCCCGATGCTCGACGACCGCAACGACACGCCGTCGTCGGTCCAGATGGCCGGGCTCGGCGTGTGGGACCGCGCGTCCAACCGGACCGGCTGGACCGCCCTGCTCGGCGACGCGCGCGGCACCGACGCCGTCTCCCCGTACGCGGCGCCGGCGCGGGCCGGGGACCTGTCCGGGCTCCCGCCCGCGTTCATCGACGTCGGCTCCGCCGAGACCTTCCGGGACGAGGACGTCGCCTACGCCTCGCGGATCTGGCGGGCCGGCGGGAGCGCCGAACTGCACGTCTGGCCCGGAGGGTTCCACGGGTTCGACATGATGGCGCCGCAGGCGGTGATCTCGCAGGACGCCCGCGCGGCCCGCCTGCACTGGCTGCGCAGGCTGCTGTCCGCGTGA
- a CDS encoding helix-turn-helix domain-containing protein has product MRDLTVRLDALDPQAGAALRVIAYFDDLAAHGATLQAIVRGAAVLAAVPAALVDETRRVRIRVDERGRASAPREIPDPAWPSAPVGSGGLLWLEHAGPPRPADAMVLERASAAAAAVLDRTRGRAAPHDTASLEALLDRAASAEVRTTAARRLGLPASARVRAVAPHGGGALIRVAPATAGPEAEAAGGARTGPPAPAPGGGHIAHGTTSPVPPGPVRDRAGGGDAAPRGRLEHAGAAAGRGGARDDPPEGARAGIGPAVGVSDLPDSWEAARLALRLTAEGTPGDPGPRVVHADEAGGLLLLARTVGPDTPAIPDVTAVERAGRAAPWMLATLDAVAGASSVRAAAAVLRVHHSTLQERLAHAERHIGWSLADASGRFRLHLALVLRRLHRAPPG; this is encoded by the coding sequence GTGAGGGACCTGACGGTCCGGCTCGACGCGCTGGACCCGCAGGCCGGTGCGGCGCTGCGCGTCATCGCCTACTTCGACGACCTGGCGGCGCACGGCGCCACCCTGCAGGCGATCGTCCGGGGCGCGGCCGTGCTGGCCGCCGTCCCCGCCGCGCTCGTCGACGAGACCCGGCGGGTCCGGATCCGGGTCGACGAGCGGGGCCGCGCGAGCGCCCCCCGCGAGATCCCCGACCCGGCCTGGCCGAGCGCGCCCGTGGGCTCCGGCGGGCTGCTGTGGCTCGAGCACGCCGGCCCGCCCCGCCCCGCCGACGCGATGGTGCTGGAACGGGCGTCCGCCGCTGCCGCCGCCGTCCTCGACCGCACCCGGGGACGGGCGGCGCCGCACGACACGGCGTCGCTCGAGGCCCTCCTCGACCGCGCCGCCTCCGCCGAGGTCAGGACGACGGCCGCGCGCCGGCTCGGGCTGCCCGCGTCCGCACGGGTCAGAGCGGTCGCCCCGCACGGCGGGGGCGCGCTGATCCGCGTCGCCCCCGCGACCGCCGGACCCGAGGCCGAAGCCGCCGGGGGCGCCCGCACCGGGCCGCCGGCCCCCGCCCCGGGAGGCGGACATATCGCGCATGGAACCACTTCACCTGTCCCTCCCGGGCCCGTCCGGGACCGGGCGGGCGGGGGCGACGCGGCTCCGCGCGGGCGGCTCGAGCACGCCGGCGCCGCGGCGGGGCGCGGCGGGGCGCGGGACGACCCGCCGGAGGGGGCGCGGGCCGGGATCGGACCCGCGGTCGGGGTGAGCGACCTGCCGGACTCGTGGGAGGCTGCGCGGCTGGCGCTGCGGCTGACCGCCGAGGGGACCCCGGGCGATCCCGGGCCCCGCGTCGTGCACGCGGACGAGGCGGGCGGGCTGCTGCTGCTCGCCCGCACCGTCGGCCCGGACACCCCGGCGATCCCGGACGTGACGGCCGTCGAACGCGCCGGGCGGGCCGCACCGTGGATGCTCGCGACGCTCGACGCCGTCGCGGGCGCGTCCAGCGTCCGGGCGGCGGCGGCCGTCCTGCGCGTGCACCACTCGACGCTCCAGGAACGCCTCGCCCACGCGGAGCGGCACATCGGCTGGTCGCTCGCCGACGCCTCCGGGCGGTTCCGCCTGCACCTCGCGCTCGTCCTGCGCCGCCTCCACCGCGCCCCGCCCGGGTAG
- a CDS encoding ATP-dependent RecD-like DNA helicase, which produces MTTPSRAVLEAVLERITYANDETGYTVARVATARGGDDLLTVVGALLGAQVGESLRLTGWWRSHPKYGRQFEVESYTTVLPATVQGIRRYLGSGMIKGIGPVMADRMVEHFGADILRIIEEEPKRLVEVPGLGPKRTKRIGDAWEEQKAIKEVMVFLQGVGVSTSLAVRVYKQYGDASIDTVRRDPYRLAADVWGIGFKTADTIAQAVGIPHDSPERIRAGLQYTLSEAADDGHCFLPEPNLVTAAEKILEVPRELIGPALDDLAASEGVVRDPVPGDDTTIPAVYLVPFHRAEGSLARGLRELLDSREDRLAAFADVDWGKALPWLRERTGTELAPEQEEAVKLALTSKVAVLTGGPGCGKSFTVRSVVELAAAKRAKIVLVAPTGRAAKRLAELTGHEAATVHRLLQLQPGGDAAYDQDNPLDADLVVVDESSMVDLILANKLVKAIPRGAHLLLVGDVDQLPSVGAGEVLADLLGSATIPRVRLTKIFRQAQQSGIVVNAHRVNSGDHPHTRGYPDFFLFPCEEQEEAAELTRDVVANRIPRKFGLDPRRDIQVLAPMHRGAAGAGALNTLLQEALTPHDEARPERRYGGRVFRVGDKVTQLRNNYDKGEAGVFNGTVGVVTKVSLEDQSLTVLTDEDESIDYAFDELDELAHAYAITIHRSQGSEYPAVVVPLTTGAWTMLRRNLLYTGITRAKKLVVLVGSRRALAAAVRTAGAGRRHTALRHRLDHR; this is translated from the coding sequence GTGACCACTCCATCCCGGGCCGTCCTGGAGGCGGTACTCGAACGCATCACCTACGCCAACGACGAGACCGGCTACACCGTCGCCCGCGTCGCCACGGCGCGCGGCGGCGACGACCTGCTGACGGTCGTCGGGGCCCTGCTGGGCGCCCAGGTGGGGGAGAGCCTGCGGCTGACCGGATGGTGGCGTTCGCACCCGAAGTACGGCCGCCAGTTCGAGGTGGAGTCGTACACGACGGTGCTGCCCGCGACGGTCCAGGGCATCCGGCGCTACCTCGGCTCGGGGATGATCAAGGGCATCGGGCCGGTGATGGCCGACCGGATGGTCGAGCACTTCGGCGCCGACATCCTGCGGATCATCGAGGAGGAGCCGAAGCGGCTCGTCGAGGTGCCCGGCCTCGGCCCGAAGCGCACCAAGCGGATCGGCGACGCGTGGGAGGAGCAGAAGGCCATCAAGGAGGTGATGGTCTTCCTGCAGGGCGTCGGCGTCTCCACCTCGCTGGCCGTCCGCGTCTACAAGCAGTACGGGGACGCCTCCATCGACACCGTCCGCCGGGACCCCTACCGCCTCGCCGCGGACGTGTGGGGCATCGGCTTCAAGACCGCCGACACGATCGCGCAGGCCGTCGGCATCCCGCACGACAGCCCGGAGCGGATCAGGGCCGGGCTCCAGTACACGCTGTCGGAGGCCGCCGACGACGGGCACTGCTTCCTGCCGGAACCCAACCTCGTCACGGCCGCCGAGAAGATCCTCGAGGTCCCCCGCGAACTGATCGGCCCCGCGCTGGACGACCTGGCCGCGTCCGAAGGCGTGGTGCGGGATCCGGTCCCCGGGGACGACACGACGATCCCCGCCGTCTACCTCGTCCCGTTCCACCGCGCGGAGGGCTCCCTCGCGCGCGGCCTCCGCGAACTCCTCGACAGCCGGGAGGACCGCCTCGCGGCCTTCGCCGACGTGGACTGGGGAAAGGCGCTGCCCTGGCTCCGCGAACGCACCGGCACCGAGCTCGCCCCCGAGCAGGAGGAGGCCGTCAAGCTCGCCCTCACCTCGAAGGTGGCCGTCCTCACCGGGGGTCCGGGCTGCGGCAAGAGCTTCACCGTCCGCTCCGTCGTCGAACTCGCCGCCGCCAAGCGGGCCAAGATCGTCCTCGTCGCGCCCACCGGCCGCGCCGCGAAACGGCTCGCCGAGCTGACCGGGCACGAGGCCGCGACCGTCCACCGGCTGCTGCAGCTCCAGCCCGGCGGCGACGCCGCCTACGACCAGGACAACCCCCTCGACGCCGACCTCGTCGTCGTCGACGAATCGTCGATGGTCGACCTGATCCTGGCGAACAAGCTGGTCAAGGCCATCCCCCGGGGCGCGCACCTGCTGCTGGTCGGGGACGTCGACCAGCTCCCGTCCGTCGGCGCCGGCGAGGTGCTCGCCGACCTGCTCGGCTCGGCGACGATCCCGCGGGTGCGCCTCACGAAGATCTTCCGGCAGGCGCAGCAGTCGGGCATCGTCGTCAACGCGCACCGCGTCAACTCCGGCGACCACCCGCACACCCGCGGCTACCCCGACTTCTTCCTGTTCCCCTGCGAGGAGCAGGAGGAGGCGGCGGAGCTGACGCGGGACGTCGTCGCCAACCGCATCCCCCGCAAGTTCGGCCTCGACCCCCGCCGCGACATCCAGGTCCTCGCGCCCATGCACCGCGGCGCCGCCGGTGCGGGCGCGCTGAACACCCTGCTCCAGGAGGCGCTCACCCCGCACGACGAGGCCCGCCCCGAGCGCCGCTACGGCGGCCGCGTCTTCCGCGTCGGCGACAAGGTCACCCAGCTCCGCAACAACTACGACAAGGGAGAGGCCGGGGTGTTCAACGGCACCGTCGGCGTCGTCACGAAGGTCTCCCTGGAGGACCAGTCCCTCACCGTCCTCACCGACGAGGACGAGAGCATCGACTACGCGTTCGACGAACTCGACGAGCTCGCCCACGCCTACGCGATCACGATCCACCGCTCGCAGGGCAGCGAGTACCCGGCCGTGGTCGTCCCGCTCACCACCGGGGCCTGGACGATGCTGCGCCGCAACCTGCTCTACACCGGCATCACCCGCGCGAAGAAGCTCGTCGTCCTCGTGGGCTCCCGCCGCGCGCTGGCCGCCGCCGTCCGCACCGCCGGCGCCGGCCGCCGCCACACGGCGCTCCGGCACCGGCTCGACCACCGGTAG
- the mtnA gene encoding S-methyl-5-thioribose-1-phosphate isomerase, with protein sequence MTTDVRTIAWTGDALRLLDQTVLPARVEHLEVRDVDALVDAIRRLAVRGAPALGVAGAFGVVLAVRQAGREGWDGAARDAAIARVREARPTAVNLAAGVDRVRPRVPAGLAAVEAEARAVLAEGVRADRAIGGHGADWLESRCPDRPLRLLTHCNAGALATAGRGTALGVVRELHARNRVEVVYADETRPLLQGSRLTAWELHEAGIPCVVQADAAAASTIMRGLVDAAVIGADRIAANGDTANKIGSLGVALACAAAGIPLLVAAPWSTVDRAVPDGGRIPIEERPGDEILAFGGTRTAPDGVPAFNPAFDVTPARFVTALATETGVLEISAGDTPERRPQLAEPVPVRPAHL encoded by the coding sequence ATGACGACCGATGTGCGGACCATCGCCTGGACGGGCGACGCCCTGCGGCTGCTGGACCAGACCGTCCTGCCCGCCCGCGTCGAGCACCTGGAGGTGCGGGACGTGGACGCGCTCGTGGACGCGATCCGGCGGCTCGCCGTGCGCGGCGCGCCCGCGCTGGGCGTCGCGGGCGCGTTCGGCGTCGTCCTCGCGGTCCGGCAGGCCGGGCGCGAGGGCTGGGACGGCGCCGCACGCGACGCGGCGATCGCCCGCGTCCGCGAGGCCCGTCCCACGGCGGTCAACCTGGCGGCGGGGGTCGACCGGGTCCGGCCCCGCGTCCCGGCGGGGCTCGCCGCCGTCGAGGCCGAGGCGCGGGCCGTCCTGGCCGAGGGCGTCCGCGCGGACCGGGCGATCGGCGGGCACGGCGCCGACTGGCTCGAGTCCCGGTGCCCGGACCGTCCGCTCCGCCTCCTCACCCACTGCAACGCGGGCGCGCTCGCCACCGCCGGCCGGGGGACGGCGCTCGGCGTCGTACGCGAGCTGCACGCCCGGAACCGGGTCGAGGTGGTGTACGCGGACGAGACCCGCCCGCTGCTGCAGGGGTCGCGGCTCACCGCCTGGGAGCTGCACGAGGCGGGCATCCCGTGCGTGGTGCAGGCCGACGCCGCCGCCGCGAGCACGATCATGCGGGGCCTGGTGGACGCGGCGGTCATCGGCGCCGACCGGATCGCCGCCAACGGCGACACCGCGAACAAGATCGGCTCCCTCGGGGTGGCGCTCGCCTGCGCGGCCGCCGGGATCCCGCTGCTGGTCGCGGCCCCGTGGAGCACGGTCGACCGCGCGGTGCCGGACGGCGGCCGCATCCCGATCGAGGAGCGCCCCGGCGACGAGATCCTGGCGTTCGGCGGGACCCGCACCGCTCCGGACGGCGTTCCCGCGTTCAACCCCGCCTTCGACGTGACGCCCGCCCGGTTCGTCACGGCGCTCGCGACCGAGACGGGCGTGCTGGAGATCTCCGCGGGCGACACGCCGGAGCGCCGTCCACAACTCGCCGAACCCGTGCCGGTACGTCCGGCCCACCTGTGA